Proteins encoded in a region of the Marinococcus sp. PL1-022 genome:
- a CDS encoding ISL3 family transposase → MHMYSNITIPGLQGVRVLHTDEREGMVHLQVAVPRKRSRCPACGTWTRRVHDYRWQRVQHTAWFERPTVLHYRRRRYACPCGKRFAEANPLVDRYQRHSREWNQALGLRLVTGKNFTDTARQFSTSVTTALRRFDELASRTLPHVEQLPRVIAVDEYKGDTSAGKYQLLVADGATGRPVDILPDRKKETLKQYLQQKGGQVEVVVMDMSAPFHQAARRALNRPIIVADRFHVHRHVYWALERVRRRVQHTLSSYHRKRCKRLKHVFTKKAEDLTAQQVKIRDYYLAESEELRTAYELKEAFRAWFERSKRRMTTGQAGAIRDDLYAFYRQVEASGCPDMAQAAATVRRWQTEILNSFTFDYHNGTVEGLNNQTKVIKRNAFGFQRYDRLRAKVLLHHQYKWSLAG, encoded by the coding sequence GTGCATATGTATAGTAACATAACGATCCCCGGCCTCCAAGGGGTAAGGGTCCTCCACACCGACGAACGGGAAGGAATGGTGCACCTTCAGGTGGCGGTGCCCCGGAAACGGTCCCGGTGCCCAGCCTGTGGCACGTGGACCCGGCGGGTCCACGATTACCGGTGGCAGCGGGTGCAGCATACGGCCTGGTTTGAACGGCCAACCGTGCTTCATTATCGTCGGCGGCGGTACGCCTGCCCCTGCGGGAAGCGATTTGCTGAAGCTAATCCACTGGTCGATCGGTATCAGCGGCACAGCCGGGAATGGAATCAGGCCCTCGGCCTCCGGCTGGTCACCGGCAAGAATTTCACCGATACAGCCCGCCAGTTTTCCACGTCAGTCACGACGGCGCTGCGCCGGTTTGACGAGTTGGCTTCCCGGACGCTCCCGCACGTGGAGCAGCTGCCACGGGTGATTGCTGTCGACGAGTACAAAGGCGACACGAGCGCCGGCAAGTATCAGCTGTTGGTGGCGGACGGGGCTACCGGACGTCCGGTCGACATTTTGCCGGACCGGAAGAAAGAGACACTGAAGCAGTACCTGCAGCAGAAAGGCGGCCAGGTGGAGGTGGTCGTGATGGATATGAGTGCGCCCTTTCACCAGGCGGCCCGGCGGGCCCTGAACCGTCCGATCATCGTGGCGGACCGGTTTCACGTGCACCGGCACGTGTACTGGGCTCTCGAACGGGTCCGGCGCCGCGTGCAGCACACCCTGTCGTCCTACCACCGCAAGCGGTGCAAACGGCTGAAGCACGTGTTTACCAAAAAAGCCGAAGACCTCACCGCCCAACAGGTGAAGATCCGGGACTATTACCTGGCCGAGTCGGAAGAGCTCCGGACGGCATATGAACTCAAAGAAGCCTTTCGGGCCTGGTTTGAGCGGAGCAAGCGCCGGATGACAACCGGCCAGGCCGGCGCGATCCGGGATGATCTGTACGCCTTCTACCGGCAGGTGGAAGCGAGCGGGTGCCCGGACATGGCCCAGGCTGCCGCCACCGTCCGGCGCTGGCAGACCGAAATCCTGAACAGTTTTACGTTCGATTATCACAATGGCACCGTGGAAGGACTGAACAACCAGACCAAGGTGATCAAACGGAACGCCTTCGGGTTCCAGCGGTACGACCGCCTGCGGGCCAAAGTGTTATTGCATCATCAATATAAATGGTCGCTCGCCGGATAA
- a CDS encoding DsbA family oxidoreductase, producing MQVDIWFDVMCPFCYLGKRRFETALENMSFRHQVQVVYHSFQLNPEMPKNPASDIHTFLSEQKGMDREQVLAFHRQLTDQARDIGLEYNMDEAVPANSFDAHRLLQFATERGKNNRMTERLLRAYFTESKNIADIDTLVGIAGDVGLVEEETRELLELDAYTPSVQKDLQEASYIGIDGVPFYVFDETYTLSGAQPAETFEQALQQVWDEKQKA from the coding sequence ATGCAGGTAGATATTTGGTTTGATGTAATGTGCCCGTTTTGTTATTTAGGAAAACGGCGTTTTGAGACAGCTTTGGAAAACATGTCGTTCAGGCATCAGGTGCAGGTGGTCTATCACAGCTTTCAGCTGAACCCGGAGATGCCAAAAAATCCGGCTTCGGACATTCATACCTTTCTCTCTGAACAAAAAGGCATGGACCGGGAGCAGGTGCTTGCGTTTCACCGGCAGCTCACCGATCAGGCACGGGATATCGGTTTGGAGTACAACATGGACGAAGCAGTGCCGGCTAATTCCTTTGACGCTCACCGGCTGCTGCAATTCGCCACAGAGCGCGGCAAAAACAACCGCATGACAGAGCGCCTCTTACGCGCTTATTTTACCGAATCCAAAAACATTGCAGATATCGACACCCTCGTCGGAATCGCGGGAGATGTCGGCCTTGTGGAGGAAGAAACGAGGGAGCTGCTTGAGCTGGATGCCTACACCCCGAGTGTGCAAAAGGATTTACAGGAAGCTTCCTATATAGGAATTGATGGCGTGCCTTTTTATGTGTTCGATGAAACGTACACCCTCTCCGGCGCTCAGCCGGCAGAAACATTTGAACAGGCGCTCCAGCAGGTATGGGATGAAAAGCAGAAGGCATAA
- a CDS encoding Gfo/Idh/MocA family oxidoreductase produces the protein MKIGMIGIGDIAKKAYLPILSNLKDVELHVYTRNPETLKEIADTYTIPHTYQQMDEWLSCGMKAAFVHTATVAHEPIIDALLDMGIHVYVDKPITYHAESAQRLLTKAKEKRLLLMTGFNRRHAPSYQKLMEAEDTNMIIVQKHRGHQAADARTFVFDDFIHVIDTILYLFPETIENMTVSGKGEYDLLHHVTLQLESPNVTALGIMNREAGTTLERVDVMNQEQTLTVSNVRDVSVHKDKDVWHQGENDWESTLKKRGFETITTTFLAFVEQDIIPEYMYEQAWETHQMAEDVVRHLTSS, from the coding sequence ATGAAAATAGGAATGATTGGCATCGGGGACATTGCCAAAAAAGCGTATCTCCCCATTTTAAGCAACCTAAAAGACGTAGAACTGCACGTGTACACAAGAAACCCGGAGACGTTAAAAGAAATTGCTGATACGTATACGATACCTCACACGTATCAGCAGATGGACGAGTGGCTGAGCTGCGGTATGAAAGCGGCGTTTGTGCATACCGCCACCGTAGCGCATGAGCCTATTATCGATGCGCTGCTTGACATGGGCATCCACGTATATGTGGACAAGCCGATTACGTATCACGCCGAATCTGCCCAGCGGCTGCTCACCAAAGCCAAAGAGAAGCGGCTGCTGCTGATGACCGGCTTTAACCGCCGGCATGCACCTTCCTATCAAAAGCTGATGGAAGCAGAGGATACGAATATGATTATTGTTCAAAAGCATCGGGGTCACCAGGCAGCGGATGCCCGCACGTTTGTATTTGATGACTTTATCCATGTGATTGATACGATTTTGTATTTATTTCCGGAGACCATTGAAAACATGACGGTGAGCGGTAAAGGGGAATACGACCTTTTGCACCATGTGACTCTGCAGCTTGAGTCACCCAATGTGACAGCGCTTGGTATTATGAACCGTGAAGCCGGCACCACTCTGGAACGCGTGGACGTGATGAACCAGGAGCAGACCTTAACGGTAAGCAATGTCCGGGACGTGAGCGTGCATAAGGATAAAGACGTATGGCACCAGGGAGAAAACGACTGGGAATCCACGCTGAAAAAACGCGGATTTGAAACTATTACTACAACCTTTCTGGCTTTTGTGGAACAGGATATTATTCCGGAATACATGTATGAACAAGCCTGGGAAACTCATCAAATGGCTGAAGACGTTGTCCGTCACCTTACCAGTTCATAA
- a CDS encoding DeoR/GlpR family DNA-binding transcription regulator yields the protein MLAFERREKILSTLYSDKKVFVAPLASTFNVTEETIRRDLEKLEREGVVTRNYGGATLNNRTSEDLPYQTRNTINLEEKRIIAQLVPPLVKDGSSIMADTSSTVYEALQVLQQSRDHLTIITNSVSILQDFAFSSFDVFSTGGSLRKNSRSLVGPSAIRSVQQYNVDAAVVSCKGISMTQGIMDTNEPEADLKQYMQNQARQVILLVDHTKFGAVSLVKTFPFEQVDCLLTNKQPSEEWLDFFEQHEIDVIFPS from the coding sequence ATGCTCGCTTTTGAACGAAGAGAAAAGATTCTATCCACCCTATATAGTGATAAAAAAGTATTCGTTGCTCCCCTGGCTTCAACCTTTAACGTCACTGAGGAAACCATTCGCCGTGACCTTGAAAAGCTTGAACGTGAAGGTGTTGTTACCCGTAATTATGGGGGAGCCACGCTCAATAATCGCACGAGCGAGGATCTTCCGTATCAGACAAGAAATACGATCAATTTAGAAGAAAAAAGAATTATCGCCCAGCTGGTGCCGCCACTCGTCAAGGACGGCTCTTCCATTATGGCTGACACGAGTTCCACGGTGTATGAAGCCTTGCAGGTGCTTCAGCAGTCCAGGGATCATCTCACCATTATTACAAACAGCGTATCTATTCTTCAGGACTTTGCATTTTCATCCTTTGACGTGTTTTCTACCGGAGGAAGCCTTCGGAAAAACTCGCGATCTCTGGTGGGCCCCTCAGCCATCCGTTCAGTACAGCAGTACAACGTAGATGCAGCTGTCGTCAGCTGTAAAGGCATTTCCATGACGCAGGGAATTATGGATACAAATGAGCCGGAAGCTGATTTAAAGCAGTACATGCAGAATCAGGCCCGCCAGGTTATTCTGCTTGTCGACCATACAAAGTTCGGCGCTGTCTCTCTGGTCAAAACATTTCCTTTTGAACAAGTGGACTGCCTGCTGACCAACAAACAACCTTCGGAGGAGTGGCTCGATTTTTTCGAACAGCACGAGATCGATGTCATCTTTCCTTCATAA
- a CDS encoding endo-1,4-beta-xylanase — translation MKSNASLGTNAEASGHYIGASVRWDPLADNENYRALLVEEFSSLTVENEMKMEAVQPERGNYSFQKADEIVQTAEQNNMKVRGHPLVWGEALPEWVHKEVVDEQSAKAVLKDHVQTMAGHYSGRVQEWDVVNEAWNDDGSYRETIWFEYIGPEYIPLAFKWAREADPEAKLYYNDYGNEIKNEKTDAMFEALSSWKNDGVPIDGIGMQTHIDAADPRFSKEKMQENLKRWGEAGFETAVTEMDVKLQNLDAPRQERLKTQADIYADVTGACMEESSCSGLTVWGVGDAESWVTEQESENGEPLLFDSSWEVKPAYDHMKRTFIFNPIL, via the coding sequence ATGAAGTCAAACGCTTCGCTTGGTACAAACGCGGAGGCTTCCGGGCATTATATAGGTGCTTCGGTGCGCTGGGATCCGCTGGCAGATAATGAAAATTATAGGGCTCTGCTCGTTGAAGAATTCAGCAGTCTCACCGTAGAAAACGAAATGAAAATGGAGGCTGTGCAGCCTGAACGAGGAAATTACAGCTTTCAAAAGGCAGACGAAATTGTACAGACGGCGGAACAAAATAATATGAAGGTCCGCGGCCACCCGCTTGTATGGGGAGAAGCGCTGCCCGAATGGGTGCACAAAGAGGTAGTAGATGAACAAAGCGCTAAAGCAGTACTGAAGGATCATGTGCAGACCATGGCGGGGCACTACAGCGGACGCGTGCAGGAATGGGACGTCGTCAACGAAGCCTGGAACGACGACGGAAGCTACAGAGAAACAATCTGGTTTGAGTATATTGGACCGGAGTATATCCCTCTGGCCTTCAAATGGGCGCGTGAGGCAGATCCCGAAGCGAAGCTCTACTACAATGACTACGGAAATGAAATAAAAAATGAGAAAACAGATGCTATGTTTGAAGCCTTGAGCAGCTGGAAAAACGACGGTGTCCCAATTGATGGTATTGGCATGCAGACTCACATTGATGCTGCCGATCCAAGGTTTTCCAAAGAAAAAATGCAGGAAAACCTTAAACGCTGGGGGGAGGCTGGTTTTGAGACAGCTGTAACTGAAATGGATGTAAAACTGCAGAATCTGGATGCTCCCCGACAGGAACGTCTAAAGACCCAGGCAGATATTTATGCAGATGTGACGGGCGCCTGTATGGAGGAGTCCTCCTGCAGCGGCCTTACCGTCTGGGGCGTCGGTGATGCAGAAAGCTGGGTCACCGAACAGGAGTCAGAAAACGGAGAGCCGCTGCTGTTTGACAGCAGCTGGGAAGTAAAGCCTGCATATGACCATATGAAACGGACATTTATTTTTAATCCTATACTGTAA
- a CDS encoding glycosyltransferase, which yields MNDTFWYILAAEIIVLMLLYFSAKKWTWSRHILLSLFLIVNAVYLFWRAAETIPTLGIISFIAGILLLATEVMGYFQAIMFTILSWKPFKRKHIPLSKLESLLTVDVFIATYNEPEDLLKRTMTACTMMRYPEELLRVYVCDDGKRESVRRLAESLGVGYISRPGNEHAKAGNLNDALTKTDGEIVVTMDADMVPKAEFLERTLGQFMDEKVSFVQAPQVFYNADPFQYNLFFEDNITNEQDFFMRRLEEGKDRFNATMYVGSNALFRRKSLEDIGGFATGVITEDMATGMLLQTGEQKTVFVNETLAVGLAPETYADLLKQRDRWCRGNIQVTRKWNPMKIKGLSFMQRLLYMDGINYWFFGVYKMIFLLAPLLFLIFSIYSLNAEFETLVLYWLPAFLSSQLAFRLMSDQKRTVLWSHVYEVAMAPYMAISVITEAFMRKNIKFNVTAKGIQNDRRQFLWRVSIPYLILLALTFIALARVVLHFTTSLTIFQNEDVLYINIFWILYNAVALVLALMVSVERPRFRGAERHKVDLEGTVSARGRTLPCKVLDLSETGVRFEVAHPEAKSWLSQEENFILSAGPINGIRVHKLWVGGQAEAVAAAGGKFQNVTLEQYRSLIQVMFLEMTDIYTKRIYERSSLGRAFLKFFRGTEKQPAQAKRMTVREQVNMSATVKVNNVIYEAVVKDYSMSGCRVQVKNVKSIQPGDIVYISGKEDHFPDNYARTQWIQQRGRKTWVGMQFLQESISSQSSSIS from the coding sequence ATGAACGACACATTCTGGTACATTCTGGCAGCAGAAATAATTGTACTAATGCTGCTTTATTTTTCAGCAAAAAAATGGACCTGGTCCCGGCATATACTGCTCTCTCTTTTTCTTATCGTCAATGCCGTCTATCTTTTTTGGAGAGCGGCCGAAACGATTCCTACACTGGGTATTATCAGCTTTATCGCCGGGATTCTGTTATTGGCTACAGAAGTAATGGGCTATTTCCAGGCAATCATGTTTACGATTTTATCCTGGAAACCGTTTAAACGAAAACATATTCCGCTCTCAAAGCTGGAAAGCCTGCTCACAGTCGATGTGTTTATCGCCACATATAATGAACCCGAAGACCTTCTAAAGCGGACCATGACTGCATGCACGATGATGCGCTATCCTGAGGAACTGCTAAGGGTATATGTCTGCGATGATGGGAAAAGGGAGTCTGTGCGCCGCCTTGCAGAAAGCCTGGGTGTGGGCTACATTTCCCGTCCCGGCAACGAGCACGCCAAGGCCGGCAACCTGAATGACGCGTTAACGAAAACCGACGGGGAAATCGTCGTTACAATGGACGCTGATATGGTGCCAAAGGCCGAGTTTCTCGAGCGCACCCTTGGGCAGTTCATGGACGAAAAAGTCTCCTTTGTTCAGGCGCCTCAGGTGTTTTATAACGCAGATCCCTTTCAGTACAATTTGTTTTTTGAAGACAACATTACCAATGAGCAGGATTTTTTCATGCGCCGGCTGGAAGAAGGAAAAGACCGCTTTAACGCTACCATGTACGTAGGCAGTAACGCTTTGTTCCGGCGGAAGTCGCTCGAGGATATTGGAGGATTTGCCACCGGGGTAATTACTGAGGATATGGCGACTGGGATGCTGCTTCAAACGGGAGAACAAAAAACGGTATTTGTGAATGAAACATTGGCCGTTGGGCTCGCCCCAGAAACATATGCCGATCTTTTAAAACAGAGAGACCGCTGGTGCCGCGGCAATATTCAAGTCACCCGGAAATGGAACCCAATGAAAATCAAAGGCCTTTCCTTTATGCAGCGGCTGTTGTATATGGATGGCATCAATTACTGGTTCTTCGGCGTTTATAAAATGATTTTCCTGCTGGCGCCTCTGTTGTTTTTGATTTTTTCCATCTACAGCCTGAACGCAGAGTTTGAAACGCTGGTGCTCTACTGGCTGCCGGCCTTTCTTTCATCGCAGCTGGCCTTCCGGTTAATGTCCGACCAAAAGCGGACGGTCCTCTGGAGCCATGTTTATGAAGTAGCAATGGCACCGTACATGGCAATCTCGGTAATTACGGAAGCGTTTATGCGGAAAAATATCAAGTTTAATGTCACAGCCAAGGGCATCCAAAACGACCGCCGGCAGTTTTTGTGGAGAGTCAGTATCCCGTATCTGATACTGCTTGCACTCACCTTTATTGCGCTGGCTAGAGTGGTACTGCATTTCACTACCTCTCTGACGATTTTTCAAAACGAAGACGTACTCTACATTAATATTTTCTGGATCCTCTACAATGCTGTAGCTCTTGTACTGGCATTAATGGTTTCAGTGGAGCGCCCGCGTTTTCGCGGAGCCGAACGGCACAAGGTGGATCTCGAGGGCACTGTGTCAGCCAGGGGGAGAACGCTTCCGTGCAAGGTGCTGGATTTGAGTGAAACCGGGGTACGTTTTGAAGTGGCGCACCCGGAAGCAAAGTCCTGGCTTTCACAGGAAGAAAACTTCATCCTCAGCGCCGGCCCGATTAACGGGATTCGCGTGCATAAGCTGTGGGTCGGCGGTCAGGCCGAGGCAGTGGCTGCTGCCGGTGGTAAATTTCAGAATGTCACTCTGGAGCAGTACCGTAGTTTAATCCAGGTCATGTTTTTAGAAATGACAGATATCTATACGAAGCGTATTTACGAGCGTTCTTCGCTCGGGAGAGCTTTTCTGAAGTTTTTCAGGGGCACGGAAAAACAGCCGGCTCAGGCAAAGCGGATGACTGTCCGGGAGCAGGTGAACATGTCTGCAACTGTAAAAGTAAATAATGTTATTTATGAAGCGGTAGTCAAGGATTACAGCATGAGCGGCTGCCGGGTGCAGGTAAAAAACGTCAAAAGCATTCAGCCGGGAGATATTGTCTATATTTCCGGGAAAGAGGATCATTTTCCGGATAACTACGCGCGCACCCAATGGATCCAGCAGCGCGGCCGAAAAACGTGGGTAGGAATGCAGTTTTTACAGGAAAGCATCAGCAGTCAGTCCTCAAGCATCAGTTGA
- a CDS encoding YihY/virulence factor BrkB family protein yields the protein MNTIKSYAKELMGEFKKDDVPLLAAAQSYYYLLSIFPMMILILTILPFLNIDSQAVVTLVQNTAPSGMTSVLEDNILSIVETPRGGLFTIGLIGALWSASNGINAFINASNTAYDIEETRSFLKVRGISIALTLGMIIALAAALILPIFGNLIIDFINSVVSLPPQTELLFQILRWVVALTVMSAVLLVLYRFAPNKTLKWKEILPGAITAAVLWQLISLAFSFYVSNFGNYSATYGSLGGIIILMLWFFLTGMILMIGAELNVIYHRRHGKSSHASPEES from the coding sequence ATGAATACCATCAAATCCTATGCCAAAGAACTCATGGGCGAATTTAAAAAGGACGATGTCCCGTTACTTGCTGCCGCCCAATCCTACTATTACCTGCTTTCCATCTTTCCAATGATGATTTTAATACTTACCATTCTTCCCTTTCTTAATATTGATTCCCAGGCCGTCGTCACGCTTGTACAGAATACCGCCCCGAGCGGCATGACTTCTGTGCTCGAGGACAATATTCTTAGTATCGTGGAAACACCGCGGGGCGGACTTTTCACTATCGGTCTGATCGGTGCGTTATGGTCGGCTTCAAATGGGATCAACGCCTTCATTAACGCCTCCAACACTGCATACGATATCGAAGAAACGCGCTCCTTCCTTAAAGTCCGCGGCATTTCTATTGCACTGACGCTCGGCATGATTATTGCGCTTGCTGCCGCTCTTATTCTTCCTATATTCGGCAACCTGATCATTGATTTTATCAACTCTGTCGTCAGCCTCCCGCCGCAGACCGAGCTGCTGTTTCAAATTCTCCGGTGGGTTGTCGCCCTGACCGTAATGTCTGCTGTTCTTCTCGTGCTGTATCGTTTTGCACCAAATAAAACATTAAAGTGGAAGGAAATTCTGCCCGGTGCTATCACAGCTGCGGTGCTGTGGCAGCTGATATCTCTCGCGTTTTCCTTTTACGTCAGCAACTTCGGCAACTACTCTGCCACCTACGGAAGCCTTGGTGGTATTATTATTCTGATGCTTTGGTTTTTCCTGACCGGCATGATTTTAATGATAGGTGCTGAGCTGAACGTTATTTATCACCGCCGTCACGGAAAATCCTCCCACGCTTCCCCGGAAGAAAGCTGA
- a CDS encoding DUF3219 family protein, giving the protein MIYINSRAFQEETILRNEQTEEGKWIVEFTFQVTHEEYHDVTVLLYENDFNVQVGESDPFQAGILQYSTDTVNLYEPGSTSRYTLALIGK; this is encoded by the coding sequence ATGATTTATATTAACAGCCGGGCGTTTCAGGAAGAGACAATACTAAGAAACGAGCAGACGGAAGAAGGAAAGTGGATCGTCGAATTTACGTTTCAGGTTACGCATGAGGAGTATCATGATGTGACGGTATTATTGTACGAAAATGACTTTAATGTGCAGGTGGGAGAATCGGACCCCTTTCAGGCTGGGATTCTGCAGTATTCCACAGATACGGTGAATCTTTATGAACCGGGGAGCACGAGCCGCTATACGCTGGCGTTGATTGGAAAATAA